The stretch of DNA ATCATCAATTTGTAATTGTTAATCAATTATGGTAAAACCAATTTACTTAGTATTAGGATCTATTCCTGTTATTGCTGCTATCTTACTTTCAACGCCATTGTTATTAAAAAATGAAATTCCAACATCTGCTTCAAATTATACTGACAATCTTGAAATCGAATATACTAAACATCAATTAAAGAAAATCTCTTACGGTGTTACAGAAAGAATTGGATCTCAAAAAACAGAAATTCTCTACATAAAAAATGATGGTGAGTTAAAATATTCCATCACTGAAAATGGATATCTTAGACCTGATGTTCGTTCACAATTAGATGAAGCAAAACTTAACAAAATTAAAGCATTAATCAAAGAAACTGGTTTCATTTCAATTCCTTCTGAATCATTTAAAGTAATGGAAAATGCAACCGATTATCAAAAATCAAATGTTAAGGTGACTCTTAATGGTCGTGTAAATCAAATTCATTGGCCTCAACAAAATGTTACGGAGGATTTTATCCCACCAATTATTACTATGGTTGAATCTGAACTTGATCAGATTATGTCTGAATTTAGTGAATAGATACAAATAGTCTTTAGGAAAAATCAGGACATGCTTCCATTATACGGTGAACGTAAAGATGCCAAGGGAATTATTTCTGATAAAATAGATTCTATTGATATTTTACGTGGGTCATCTACAGTTAAACGCGGTTTTGCACATATGTTAAAAAATGGCGTTGTAATGGATGTTACAACTGTAGAGCAAGCTCAGATTGCTGAAGAAGCTGGAGCAGTTTCTGTTATGGTTTTAGATAAGCTTCCGTCTGAAGTTAGAAAAGCTGGTGGGGTTGCACGAACTGCAAGTATAAGAATTATTGAAGAAATTATGGATTCAGTAACTATTCCTGTAATGGCTAAATGTAGAATTGGACATGTTAATGAAGCACTTGTTTTACAAGAAACTAATGTTGACATGATTGATGAATCAGAAGTTTTAACACCTGCTGATGAACTTCGACATATTTGGAAATGGGATTTTACAACACCTGTTGTTAATGGGGCAAGATCTTTAGCAGAAGCTTTGAGAAGAATTGAAGAAGGTGCTTCAATGA from Nitrosopumilus sp. encodes:
- the pdxS gene encoding pyridoxal 5'-phosphate synthase lyase subunit PdxS; the encoded protein is MLPLYGERKDAKGIISDKIDSIDILRGSSTVKRGFAHMLKNGVVMDVTTVEQAQIAEEAGAVSVMVLDKLPSEVRKAGGVARTASIRIIEEIMDSVTIPVMAKCRIGHVNEALVLQETNVDMIDESEVLTPADELRHIWKWDFTTPVVNGARSLAEALRRIEEGASMIRTKGEPGTGNVAEAIKHIKKVNDELRTIKSIYDSGDNQDLVRMAREFKVSYDIVEQTAKLGRLPVVNFAAGGIATPADAAYLMSLGCDGIFVGSGIFNSDDAKERARAIVLATTFWNESDKVKEAQKMIDERQSMIGLDVNTLELRMQDRGGSA